One genomic region from Loxodonta africana isolate mLoxAfr1 chromosome 17, mLoxAfr1.hap2, whole genome shotgun sequence encodes:
- the LOC135228001 gene encoding adhesive plaque matrix protein-like codes for MSSYVKIAQEQELKQTRVFLQSWSRCVSLNQGFEQIRNGSVIADVNKGSVCLHRKRTCYPSDFGPSRQQTAAPCSETAAGRAGLDGHHSPRSHREPPSHPPRSYRESPSHPPRSYRESPSHPPRSYRESPSHPPRSYRESPSHPPRSYRESPSHPPRSYRESPSHPPRSYRESPSHPPRSYREPPSHPPRSYRESPSHPPRSYREPPSHSPRSYRESPSHPPRSYRESPSHPPRSYREPPSHPPRSYRESPSHPPRSYRESPSHPPRSYRESPSHPPRSYRESPSHPPRSYRESPSHPPRSYRESPSHSPRSYRESPSHPPRFYRESPSHSPRSYRESSLLPQVLKLARSLWETAFLAGLWRATHTQSSPVGLHL; via the coding sequence ggagccgctgtgtgagtttgaaccagggctttgaacagaTTCGGAATGGCTCAGTAATTGCCGATGTAAACAAGGGCAGCGTCTGCTTGCACAGAAAACGAACCTGTTACCCTTCGGATTTTGGCCCCAGTAGGCAACAAACAGCAGCGCCCTGTTCAGAGACGGCGGCCGGCCGAGCTGGTTTGGATGGGCATCACTCTCCACGGTCCCACCGAGAGCCCCCCAGTCACCCTCCACGGTCCTACCGAGAGTCCCCCAGTCACCCTCCACGGTCCTACCGAGAGTCCCCCAGTCACCCTCCACGGTCCTACCGAGAGTCCCCCAGTCACCCTCCACGGTCCTACCGAGAGTCCCCCAGTCACCCTCCACGGTCCTACCGAGAGTCCCCCAGTCACCCTCCACGGTCCTACCGAGAGTCCCCCAGTCACCCTCCACGGTCCTACCGAGAGTCCCCCAGTCACCCTCCACGGTCCTACCGAGAGCCCCCCAGTCACCCTCCACGGTCCTACCGAGAGTCCCCCAGTCACCCTCCACGGTCCTACCGAGAGCCCCCCAGTCACTCTCCACGGTCCTACCGAGAGTCCCCCAGTCACCCTCCACGGTCCTACCGAGAGTCCCCCAGTCACCCTCCACGGTCCTACCGAGAGCCCCCCAGTCACCCTCCACGGTCCTACCGAGAGTCCCCCAGTCACCCTCCACGGTCCTACCGAGAGTCCCCCAGTCACCCTCCACGGTCCTACCGAGAGTCCCCCAGTCACCCTCCACGGTCCTACCGAGAGTCCCCCAGTCACCCTCCACGGTCCTACCGAGAGTCCCCCAGTCACCCTCCACGGTCCTACCGAGAGTCCCCCAGTCACTCTCCACGGTCCTACCGAGAGTCCCCCAGTCACCCTCCACGGTTCTACCGAGAGTCCCCCAGTCACTCTCCACGGTCCTACCGAGAGTCCAGTCTCCTGCCTCAGGTCCTGAAACTTGCCAGATCCCTGTGGGAGACTGCATttttggcaggactgtggagagcaacacatACTCAGAGCAGCCCAGTTGGCCTCCATCTTTGA